One window of the Eucalyptus grandis isolate ANBG69807.140 chromosome 8, ASM1654582v1, whole genome shotgun sequence genome contains the following:
- the LOC120287263 gene encoding disease resistance protein RGA2-like has protein sequence MWVCVSNVFDEDFLIKELLKSARDEVDPKMINLQDIEKESKTQLQILLGKVLDGKKYLLVLDDLWNEDHGKWSELEGLLRGGLPGSKILVTMRNESAVKATAQGFIESLDENEELEEIEDDYVSDLLCGSFLEVEKVDPYTSKVAMQIFMKKKDSVSPLTLQLATIFRRHVARVEQMPPLPPRLARTTSSLPSAPLLHLLHHCRLKLRFSDPPLYSELPAFGCLLQSDDEILGISVIATSTRPLTPAFESSPALS, from the exons ATGTGGGTGTGTGTATCCAATGTCTTTGATGAGGATTTTCTCATCAAAGAATTACTAAAATCTGCCCGAGATGAAGTGGATCCTAAGATGATAAATCTGCAAGACATTGAGAAGGAGTCTAAGACCCAATTGCAGATACTTCTTGGTAAGGTACTAGACGGGAAGAAATACTTGCTTGTTTTGGATGACTTGTGGAATGAAGATCATGGGAAATGGTCGGAGCTCGAAGGTTTGCTAAGGGGTGGTCTACCGGGGAGCAAGATACTCGTAACCATGCGCAATGAGTCAGCGGTGAAGGCTACAG CGCAAGGTTTTATCGAGTCATTGGATGAGAATGAAGAACTAGAAGAGATCGAGGATGATTATGTCTCAGACCTACTATGTGGGTCATTTCTTGAAGTTGAGAAGGTTGATCCTTACACTAGTAAG GTCGCAATgcaaatatttatgaaaaagaaggatAGCGTCTCTCCACTCACGCTCCAGCTCGCCACCATCTTCCGTCGTCATGTCGCGCGTGTAGAACAAATGCCTCCTTTGCCTCCTCGTCTTGctcgtacaacctcctcactcccCTCCGCTCCCCTCCTTCATCTCCTCCATCACTGCCGCCTGAAGCTGAGATTCTCGGATCCGCCGCTTTATTCGGAGCTGCCTGCCTTCGGATGTCTCCTGCAGTCGGATGACGAAATTCTAGGGATTTCGGTGATCGCGACGTCGACGAGGCCTTTGACGCCGGCTTTCGAGTCGTCGCCCGCTCTGTCGTAG